The genomic segment GCCGGAAATTGACActaaattattccaaattattccaaattttgctttgaatttgatTATGTTCTGAACAAGTCGGTGCTACGTAATCGGAATTCGGCTCTTCATAACAATTTACTGATTTtctattgtaaaaaaatgatatCTTAACATTTATCAAGGTCTTGTAACGACCTATCTGACCCTTGGAAATTCAGCTGACAAGGTCAGGGCGTTTATTTCTAACCCCTCGTAAATAGACTGTCGTTGGCCACATTCCCACAAATGCTGCACTGTTGGAGGTGAACCATCGTCTGCGTACATTTGTGACTCCAGCGTACTTGTTTTCGCGCCCTTTACTGATCAAGATACCTCACAATGCGATACCTTAATATGGTTCCCGTTTATGATCGGGAAATATTCATGCCACACTATGCCGTTCTAATATTCGCCCAAAACTACTAGTAGTACATTTTACTCTTAGCTCGAAAGCAAATCAATATTAAACCACGCAAGCGGGGGGAGGTATAAGTCGCCCTACATATTTGAAACCATATGGACaaaattgaatgatgaaattaacGTAAGACTTGGACTTGACTTGAGTGATTTATGTTAAATTGGAATCATAAAATccgattttttcaaaacaatatgaCTTTGGAGTTTAATAAAGAACACTTCTGCATGTATACTTTACGCTACTAAAAATACAAGCTTTCGTTGATAAAGGCATTTTCTATCGTGCGTTGACGTCATATTTACGTAACAACACCGGCTCGAATCCAAACGActtcaaaagtaaaatgttgACTTTATTAGACCAAAGATAGCGCTTGAATAATACACAAAGATTGTAAGAATTTGTGTAGACAGTAACAAATTAAATGTCGCGCAATTTAGGAACGAACCCACAATCGCTGACTATCCCCAAAACGACGCGTTAGTAATTTGTCTGCTATGGGAACGACCGTCAGTAGGGCCCAAGAATGTCAATAGAAGAGTAAGACACGCGGAAAAACCAAATCAAATTTGTTTCAGAGAAGGAGAATAAACTTAAGAAAGGCAAAAAATAGCCAGATTGAAAAGATTTTGAAGGCGTAAATAATTCAAGTAATTTAAACCTAAAAGCACCCCTGACCAAGTGGTAACTGCATACGAGCTGTGCATTTATGGCGGGAAACTCTATATGGCGGACgcatttttcacttttgttctGTGAGTTCCTCGTCATGTGTTACCAACGAAAGATACAAAAGTAGATCAAAGCGGTAAATTTGCCAGACAATACTGTCTGTCTACAACGGCGGGATTTTGTGTCGTTCACCGCTCAAACTGGCGGAGAAAACAAACTGTAAGTGTGTCGTTATATACGTTTTATTTGATAAGCACTTAATAGCATGTATAAGGCAGCGTTTGTAACGCCCAGCTTGTACTCGAAGTTGATGTAAATGCACCGCTGTTGACGTCGTCAGGGCAACGTCGATAAACTGAAGTCTCAGTTAAGCCTGAGTTAGATATTACTGATTCCGATATCGATACAACAACCTGGTCCGTGTTTGACGTCGGGAATTTTATACCAGAAACTAGTGAacacagaattattttcagctcgtccaaaacattttctttgtcaattcgagatattgaaaaaaaaattgttagattttttaTTCATCGCATTCAGAACGATCAAGCTAGGGACACCGATGACGTAAACTCACTGTTCCGATACAGAAGCTTTTATTTACTAACTGCACCTGCCGTCTTTCATTAACAAACGTTGTCGGGCTTGGCAAGGTGAGGTGCTAAGAATTGTATGTTTGTCGACAATCGGAAGAAAACAGTGACCGCAACACAGCGGCAGGAGGTCACAAAAGCATCATGGAGGGGGTCGACGTTTACTGCCAGCGGATAGATATCACCACCGTGGTTTGTTTTTAACACAAGATTTGATTTTGACCGAACGGAGCATTGTGATAAACCTTCGCCGCATTCATAACATAACCTACGCTGTCGGGTAAGATTTCACGCAGTGGTTTGTAGTGTAGAGGCATAGGGCATGCAAGCATGGCCGTTCTCCTTTTGTCCAATTTTCGGTCCAACGAGAACAATTAACGATTTCTGAATGTGCGTGTTCACCTGCTTGACAAAGATATTCGTTACAACGTTTCGGTCAGATTaattatgagagagagagagagagagagagagagagagagagagagagagagagagagagagagagagagagagagagagagagaattttccCTTTCCATCAACTATCATCATTGATAGTTGTATCGTGTGTTTTCAACGAAGTGaatgttgtcaaaattacaTTCAGACGACTCGCCACGGTCACAAAAGTACACTAAAAGCATTTCGAgtgaatttttcaaacataaaaacaGCCACTCGCGAACAAAATTACCGATGGCGTGGGGTTTTATTTGATTTAACcaaatttgtttcatgaatTGAATGCCTATCTGTAGATGAGGGCTTGTAACTATTCTGTGATGTGATAGTAATCCAATCAGTTTCTTTGTACATTTCTCCTTCTGAATATTTCACTTACGTCATTGCAGCTGAACAAATATGGACTATTGCATGTCCTCATGAGTATTGCCTCGACCTGCCAATTAGGCCTGCTATACAAAAACTGTGTATTTAGgttgagagaaagagagagagagagagagagagagagagagagagagagagagagagagagagaaggagggaggagagaggagagagggagagagacagacaggagacagacagagacagacagacaaagacagacagacagcaacATAGAGAAAGGGTTTAGTGACACAGGAGGTCAAACAAAGTCAAAGAAGTATGATGAAACACTGTTGATCCAATGTAGCTTATGTGCTGAGGAAATTACCATTATTTGGATTATTCAACCTATTGAGTTGTACTAGCAAGTTTCGATTTGCGCGCATTGAACTTGGCCTCAGAACTGCGTGTGGGTTTGAAAAATCGGTACATAAAAATAAGATAGAGTATATAATAGAGAATTTAGTCAATTTGTCTGGTGTACTGATAGTCAAAGgaagtttttaaatattaatagCTTCTAGCTAATAGCTAAATTCATTTCCGAACACTTATGTAGCTGGTTTTATAGGCCTGTAGTAGAATAACTTGTCTGCTACTTGGGAAATCCAGGCATTTCCGATTGCCACCACAGAATGAACCTATGTGACATATTTCAGAAGTTGCTTTATGCTGATTGCGTTAATTTTTCAACTTTACGTATCTTTTTCGTGTTTTATCTTTTATTAGGGTACTTCCCAAAGTTATCAAACCTCGAGGAACATAATTCAAGATAGCCTATGGAATTAATCGGGCCACTGCTCAGAGACAGCTTTATAGAGATTGGGATAAAGTTGCGACTGATAAATTCTACGAGACTGTAGAACACAGGGAATGGTCGGTGAGCTACGTCTCAGACAGTGACTGGAAGAGCGCTGCTTCGTATCATACGACACTGCTACATGCTTCAGAGTGCAACATGAGTAACTCGGAAGACGATCAGGAGGTCGATGAGCCACACGTCATGACAAGGCCCGTCATTTCTGTTACAATCACACCGAGGCCTTTAACCACCTCGTCCAGTCAGCGGAGATCCACCAGAACGCCCTTCGGTTCGAGACCACGTACAGGGTCCGTGAACGAGGCTAAGATGGCATCCGCAATGGCGAAGAGCAGGAACGGCCAACAGCAGATCATGGagctattcaaaatgaaaaacagaacGCCAATGCCGGCGATATGCAAAGATCCCGTGCccatttgtggtcaaaaattgaatttgaagCAACAACCAGGCAACAACTGCTCTAGTCCCGTTCCATCGGTCGCTAAATCTGGTTACCGGTCCGGAGCAAGACATTTGTCACTTGATATTGACCTGAGAAACAGCCAGGCTCATTGTCACTATTACAGAATTGACgagcaaaataaacaaaaagtacTTGTTATAAAAGACAGTGAAATCTTGGAAGACCCGATGCCAGAGTACCAACTTCCGCGAGGCCGAAAGCAACTCAGCGACCCGTTTGTTAGAAAGCGAGTACATCCCCAAACGATCAAGGGACCTGATTTGCAATTCAACAGCGGAATGCGCCACATCCGGGAGAAATTGAAAACCAGCGTATCCTTCCCTGAGAAGTCAATTCCTACCAGGCAAGCATGGGCAGAGACTGCAGAAAAAGAAGTGACGTTGAGCAACGGCAAGCATAAAATAATCGTCTACTACAATAAGAAAGGACCTTCTGATAGGCCTAAACCATCAAACACTGGAAACACAAAGAGACGTTTAGGTCAGGATATCTCATTAAAGACTGAAAGTGAGGCGCAGAGCTCCTCAGCGAGACCCGTCGACGGGTGCTTGTACACTTGCTTGAAAGACTCAATATACTCGTTGAAGCACGGAAAACATGGATGTGGGAGGACGTCGAGCGGGACGCGAAGGCGGCAATCGACGCCGGCCCTCTCTGCATCGCTACGGCAGCACAGTCAACGGGGAAGCAAAAGAGTGAAATCTGCGAGTAATGTGTCCCCTGAAAGAGAGTAACATCTCCCGTATTGAACAGTGTTTGAGGGTTGCTAAGTTTCTACATAGGAATGAGCCATTAGACTAGAGGGGAGGCAAGGATGATAAAACGCAAATACATTTTCATTCCAAGATTTGACAATTCTAAAATTCAAACTTcttcaaataatgaaatatatttcgTTTTTATCATAAGATGTTtacaaataattattttcattattgtccCCAGGAGTCCACATTATTCATGTAAATTGATTGTATAACATCAACaacacttcaaaatattttgcagtttCTGCTCAGCAGACttttattttgtcattcttgAACACATAATCTAATGACCTACTCCCCATTGAGAAATATATGCGCATGAGTGCATTAAAGGgaggtggtcgtcggaacggcGTTCAAAGGTagctagggacccctacgacagacataaacactgtatccaagctacgttggcgattgatgaaagttaaaacatgtttgtctttatgtacatcgtaaaatttaaatgttgcagctatttggcatgatgcatctatatatatatatatatatatatatatacatgtaatacattGTAAATAAGAATGTTGCacagcgcagttccgacgaccacttcCCTTTAAACAACAACCTGCTACACTCAAATCTGAAGAGCGCCACCAACCACTCTACCAAGGGAGAGGAAAGAGTTAATTCACGTGGACAGTAACGCGCAAAACCATTTTTCGAGTGTCTCTAGTAGATCTAGCCTGGACCTCAGTCTCTGCTTTTGGCCTTCGTTCACAGCGGAGACTTGGGTCCAGGCTATAGTAGATCTATCAATGTTAATGCGGCATCTACCGCAATCTTGTTAGTTCAAATCAGTAGCAAGACTATCTCTGTGTTATTTAGACATGGCCACACATGTCACGTGAGGCGATTAATAAGCATTCCCACCTATCGAATCAGCAGCTTTCTTGCACTTTGAATTTGGTTTTTGTAGTCATATTTTCAAGTGACAAACGTCaagttgacattgactttgTGCCCagacacatttaacaaaccTCATGCTGGTTATCAATTCTATGGTAGATCATGAGTAAAAATACAACTCGTAAAACTTTTTGTGATTATAATAACAGAACAATTAATAGGTTTAGAATACGAGAAGAGTGCAGACTTTAAGTTTgattatttgaaaaaagaatTAAGTACATTGTCAGTGACAAAATATCTGCCCGAAGTAGAGATAGAAAAACAGGATATGGTGGTTCAAGATATCATTGGCATTTCGTTGTTTTGCATGAGTTTTGTTTCCTTGAACTCAGACTTTCGTTGATCACAATTTCCTACCTGCAAATGAACTGCGCCTCTTTTATTGCCCATGGTGGCGCTTTCCATGTCGTATAAAGTTTTCGCTTATGATGAACTTGTGTCTAGTAAATGGAATTGGTTTTGATGAGAACAATCGTATACATACAAAAGAACTGTTCTTCGTAACAGAAAGTCATTCTtatctgtgatattttcaagtttCCAGGACACACATTGTTTGTACCCTTTAAGAAAAAACTTAATCCATTGTGTTCGTTGCAATGCTTTCAGATTCTCGTGCAAATGAAATTTGCGTATAAAAATGtactaaaatgtcaaaatgtaaGATAAAAAGTATGCTTAATATACCAGAATATATTGaaagataaataaatgataaaatctCGTTTGCGTggtattttatttctttattgattgattgattgattgattgattgattgatttagcACTTTAAAAAACCATACAgtacaaacagaaaaaagacaaagacagaagTGCTGGGAtaacagaaaagttaaaaacttatttccactgtggtcccacgataaataaaatcacaagcaaatcggcacgacaacaattaataaaaaacgaaatcattttgctcacgttgaatcattgcttcataaaaatactCCTTTAACTTTATTTTAAACAGAGAATTTGAAGTAATACTCTGTGTATTTCTTGGATTTCattgtttctttattttgccGTCCATATGAACTTTTCGGTCAAAATACGATTTTGAAAACCGCCTATAGTCAAGTTATTATAATGCATCTTGAACCGGAGCTGGACCATCTCACCGGGCCTTCGAGTGTGCCCTCAGACGGTCAATTTGGACAATTGATATCCCATGCTGACCGtacactgcaagatccgaggtgcaaactttttatagactaccCCCCTCCTGCGAATGTAGCGAAGGCTAGGAAAATAAGtctaattacagtgaaatatatcaatgcgcagcctgtttaagatgggactattttcacATAGAGTGTCTGGTATGGAACAGTTCGATCTTCCCATCGATTTACATATCGTGAATAATTATTCCTTTCATAAGAGAAAGAAAGTTTAGAGCAGTAAAAGAGAGAGGGTCACCTGAACTTTGTTTGAAggaccagggacccctacgaataatataaaaactatactagggtacgttggcgatggatgaaagctaaaacatgataattttcaagatatgttgagGTGATGCATGTAGATATTAAGTATGGAATACAACAGTAAAGTTGTAGAAGAGCAGTCACTTTTTACttgccagagagacaccaatcttgtagcgtagttaagaacgtgtagcgaggtgtaaccaagtctaggagtaaaattttgtgaaaattggagaagggggtgtagcgaacgtaacgaagtgtagcgaggtgttaggggctgtaagatggtcactttttactcgccagagagacaccaatcttgtagcgtagttaagaacgtgtagcgaagtgtaaccaagtctagaagtaaaattttgtgaaaatcggcaCACTCCCACCGTCGCTTCTTGAATTAGATGTGACCGTAAGATGGCGTCTCCTCTATGTGTACTCGTCAGGTCACTGACGCTTGAGGTGCGGCGCGGCATACGACCGTGAAGATGTGAATAAACAACACATACAGGCGCTCGTGGGCTGGGAAGTCTGCTTAGTCGATCGATTATCTGCTCGAtcacagtccctatatccagAGGAACTGTGGCTCGATCTATCAATCGCTTACTTTTTGCTCTGCCCTCCGCTGCAACTTACCCCAAGCCCACGAGCGCCTGTGATAAACAACGTCACAGCACATGTATAAATTAGAAATTAATTTTGCCGATCAGAATATGTAAAATTGTTTCTAATCCGAggtcaatatttaaaattatttctagTTTTGTAAAATGCCGCTGTGGCACATTGTACATGTTGAGAGGTCTATCTCGGCAATAATCGCGGCTTTAATCTCGATTTATAATTTAATCGACCCCAGCTTGAACTTCCAGAAATCCTGATGTTTTCGTTGCAATGTTGAACAGCTTTGGTTGAACGCTAACTGCCGATCATATTGAGTAGCTTTTGTACTGAGCTGCTACGACAAGTtaaaacgctaaatattgcacTTTTCTAGTAGTACTTTGCTGAAATTTGAGTACCGCAAATAATATCAGACACAATGGACGTCATGTGGGGGTCACGTGACAGGGTTTTTGCAACATTGGACGTAAGTGCTTGAACTTGTCTTTTTAGAAGCGAGAAATAGTTTAACACTCTTTTCGTCTCTTAATATGGAAATAGAAAATTACAGATCCAATGTCTCTGCGTCAAAATGTGGGCAGTGCTACAACGAGTAATGTAGAATCGACTCCTACTCAACAGTAGTATCGGCATTTCTAGGCAGTGTTAAAGGACACTCTCGCTATCTTTTCTAATTTTCgtctatttttgtttcatgtcagcAAATATTCATGTTGTACTGTTCACTGAAAGATACTGGATTGTAACTCGTCAGATCTCTACTCCATCCCTGCATGTAGATATATTGATAAATACTTTCTGCCAGATTCAATATACTCAAGTTTCCGGTTTTGAAAGCCTTGATGTAATTCAGTACATAAAGGGGCGACAAAGCCACTGACTTGTGTACAATGCGAAGTATTTGAATTATAAAAagtgtcatttttatttatatagtaaaaaaaatcagataCAAAATGcttcaatttctaaaaataggTAAAAAATATAGCACATTTAGAGTGAAGTTCCATTCTTTGTGTATCTCATAAAACGCCCCAACAACATAAAAAAGCACGAGTTGTGTTCAAAAGATCCCCCATAACAAATATTAAACGGCTATATACCATAGTGTACACTGAACAGTATATTGTGAAGTATACAAATCTTACAGATTTTCGGACATTTACCTGATAATTTTACTCTCCTTTTTTCAAATGATTAAAAATGAGTtctgaatttctgtaatttcgTCAGTGCTTTAAAAATGACAGTGAACTTGAAGAATCCAGAGTCCCAAAGAGTGTAAGCTAATGCTATACATAAGAACAGGAAATATTGACGTGTTGGGGAGTAATAATTATACAAGTACTATTAAAAACGATTAAAATGGTACTGTGAATAATTATGCGGTGCGCGGATTGACTATATTGTTTCCAATTCTTGTTAGATGAAAAGATAGGTAGAAAAGATAGGTACTGAGTAGATAAAAACACCATCCACGCACATGTTTCAcgatagacagtggaggggggCCCTCCACTGTCCATGTTTCACGAAGGCTTGTTTCGCGGTTATAAATAGATGAAATTGGCAATGCTGGCTTCTGATTGGTTGTGCGACCTGTGCCCGTTGTTATGCAAATCATGGCGTTCTCGTTACGGAAATCACGATGTCTCTGTTCGATGTGACCGGTCGTGATGCAAATCAGGGTAcgttgttatgcaaattattgtgGTTGTTTATGGAAATCATGATGCCTCGGTTTTGTAGTTTTCCGGCATCTCAGCAGCGTAGTTACGGAACTGGTAGTCATAGAGACAGAAGACGAGACCGAGCAGTAAGATCATCACACCAACTGTGCCGGCTATGAGAGCTGAGACCGTGTCAAAGGTGAAGGTCAGGTCATCTGCAACGGATGATCAAGTGAaatgttatttgaaaattattacatggagggactgtgattgtaTGTgagtatgtctgtctgtctgtatgtaaggTTATGTATGAATGCATTCATGCATGTACCAATATCTCTCTCAGTCTCTGAGTCTCTGTCCgcttgtctgtttgtctgtctgtctcctctctttcttacggtctctctgtctctctgtctctctctgcaAATAGATCATGTGTTGTTGATATGCATACCAACACACACAGACCTatataatacaatacaaaaaatatgtcaggccaaaaaaaaataaattgtgctgttccgataacatggttttcaaaaatagggtaggtaggtcggcaggaatttttttcaaaaaatatttttatttttaaatatgcatttttcaggggttcagggcggtcaaacactggccacaacatttccagaaaaatgtatcatacatataaaaggaaaaaaaaacataaaagacatcctcgttcaagcaaaaatcaaatgccaagtaacgaacgcctGATTTTAccggttttttctttctttttcttacttccttgtttacgtagctctaaaaagtttagggtcggcaggcaaaaatagggtaggtcgggttatcggaacagcaccaTTTTTTTGTTGGCCTCATCAACGTCATCAATaacacaataacaataacatcgTCATTATCGTCAGAAACTATCAGTTGGTCGTCACTGCTCACAAGACATGAAAGTTTTTAATGCCAAATTGGAGAACTAAGGCAGTAAACATATTTTACTGATTATGTAAGGAAAGAAAACACTCAGATGCAGAGATGGAGGGTTAAACTGATCTGATATATACCTGTTTCAGCATAGGCAGTGGCTATCATCGCCATCAACACAAACAGTAAGGAATATTTGAACGCCATCTGAAATGAGAACAGATGAGAAATGTATGCGTTGTGAAAAAAGTTGAAAGCTACGGCTTTGTCGTCGATCCTTGCCAAGGAGATGACAGAaattatattttgtgaaaacttGAATCCCACTCTGAGTAGCGTCAGCTGTAGGTCAAACACGCGAATATGACCAAAATTGGAAAATGTTACTTTATCTAcgaatgtgtatgtatgtatgtatgtaggtacgtacgtaccgtatgtatgtatgtatgtatgtatgtatgtatgtatgtatgtatgtatgtatgtatgtatgtatgtatgtatgtatgtatgtatgtatgtatgtatgtatgtatgcatgtatgtacgtacgtacgtacgtacgtacgtacgtacgtacgtatgtatgtatgtatgtatgtatgtatgtatgtatgtatgtatgtatgtatgtatgtatgtatgtatgtatgtatgcaggtgcagccaacgaacaatgcacttttaaaggggtccttacaaTGATAAGAATATTGTGTATGACAAGCAATGTGaattgactaattttaagtcaagagggtaattaattagtgttcataatttgccctccaacTAAAATTTTTCGACCTACCCTCCgccactcaaacttcattttctaccccctccccacttatttttgcctgtttccccctccccactgtgaatttttgaagttcccctgccctgtggcaaAAACACTTGCCGATTTCCTCTGCCCTggaaaaattcccctcaaaattttatcattccgtttcccctgcagacatgaaagttataagtacttgccctgtgtcccaatcccggaaaca from the Ptychodera flava strain L36383 chromosome 2, AS_Pfla_20210202, whole genome shotgun sequence genome contains:
- the LOC139117211 gene encoding uncharacterized protein; this translates as MSNSEDDQEVDEPHVMTRPVISVTITPRPLTTSSSQRRSTRTPFGSRPRTGSVNEAKMASAMAKSRNGQQQIMELFKMKNRTPMPAICKDPVPICGQKLNLKQQPGNNCSSPVPSVAKSGYRSGARHLSLDIDLRNSQAHCHYYRIDEQNKQKVLVIKDSEILEDPMPEYQLPRGRKQLSDPFVRKRVHPQTIKGPDLQFNSGMRHIREKLKTSVSFPEKSIPTRQAWAETAEKEVTLSNGKHKIIVYYNKKGPSDRPKPSNTGNTKRRLGQDISLKTESEAQSSSARPVDGCLYTCLKDSIYSLKHGKHGCGRTSSGTRRRQSTPALSASLRQHSQRGSKRVKSASNVSPERE
- the LOC139117216 gene encoding uncharacterized protein; amino-acid sequence: MSQVSHTTACIVFHFLLICKFHFSFSVDTPLPRSGLTRSCRHTWPLSRFVSSWLTKLLPHFVNTMAFKYSLLFVLMAMIATAYAETDDLTFTFDTVSALIAGTVGVMILLLGLVFCLYDYQFRNYAAEMPENYKTEAS